In Stanieria sp. NIES-3757, the DNA window CAGACTTCTGGAAAACGTTCGCTTAAAAAAGTTTGTGCCAATCTAACTAATAAAACTCCAAAAATAGCACCGATTAATGTTCCTCTACCACCTACAGCTACCCAAATTACCATCTCAATTGAGAAAGCAACATCCATCGCATTAGGTGTAATAATTCCTGTTTGAACTGTATATAATGCACCAGCAATTCCTGCGATCGCACCTGAAATTGCAAAGACTAAAACTTTATATCCTGTGGGATTATAACCAGAAAAACGAACCCTAGTTTCATCATCTCTAATTGCTACTAATAATCTGCCAAATCTGCCACTAGTTAACCAGCGACATAATAAATAAACTAAAATTAAACAGATAATTGATATTTCATAAAAAGCTAATTGAGCCTGTCGAGAACTTGCTAAAACACCAAAAATAGCTTGAGTATCTGTTTTAAGTCCGTTCGTACCATTAATTAATTTTTGTTGTCCATTAAAAAAGTTAAAGAAAACAATTAAAGCTGCTTGAGTCAGAATTGAAAAGTAAACTCCTTTGATGCGGTTACGAAATACTAAATAACCTAATAAACCTGCCACAATTCCAGGAATTACAATTAAAGCAATAATTGTGAGCAGAAAAGAATTAAAAGGTTGCCAAAACCAAGGTAACTCACTTACTCCATAAAGAGTAAAAAATTCTGGTAATTGTCCTTGCGGTTGTAAATTTAGGTGCATAGCTAAGGCATAACCACCTAAAGCAAAAAAGATACCATGACCTAAACTTAATAAACCTGTATAACCCCAAATTAAATCGATACCAAGAGCGACTATTGCTAACGAAATAAATCTTCCTAATAATCGCAAACGAAACGCAGGGATGAAGAGAGGAAGAATGATGCCAAAAACAATTGTTAGTACAGCAATAGTAACTATTTCAATTATTTTTTTTTGTCGCTGTTCTCTTCTTTTTTCAAAACCGGTTTTTACTTCTACATCCATGATTAGTTTCTATCATGTAATAAATTTCAAATTGATAGCTGATAACTGTACGGGCAATTGACCAATTGTCCCTACTTACAATTCGGCAGTTCTTCCTTTCTGAGGGAATAATCCG includes these proteins:
- a CDS encoding urea transport system permease protein; the encoded protein is MDVEVKTGFEKRREQRQKKIIEIVTIAVLTIVFGIILPLFIPAFRLRLLGRFISLAIVALGIDLIWGYTGLLSLGHGIFFALGGYALAMHLNLQPQGQLPEFFTLYGVSELPWFWQPFNSFLLTIIALIVIPGIVAGLLGYLVFRNRIKGVYFSILTQAALIVFFNFFNGQQKLINGTNGLKTDTQAIFGVLASSRQAQLAFYEISIICLILVYLLCRWLTSGRFGRLLVAIRDDETRVRFSGYNPTGYKVLVFAISGAIAGIAGALYTVQTGIITPNAMDVAFSIEMVIWVAVGGRGTLIGAIFGVLLVRLAQTFLSERFPEVWLFFQGALFLIVVTVLPTGIIGWWREDGWEKLRNFFGYRRPVVTYPALEEDPEIQREREELTRKQ